One Leopardus geoffroyi isolate Oge1 chromosome B1, O.geoffroyi_Oge1_pat1.0, whole genome shotgun sequence DNA window includes the following coding sequences:
- the HAUS3 gene encoding HAUS augmin-like complex subunit 3 isoform X2 has protein sequence MSCGKEFVETLKKIDYPKADSLNGEDFDWLFETVEDEAFLKWFCGNVNEQNVLSKEELEAFSILQKSGKPILEGAALDEVLKTCKTSDLKTSTLDDKELEKLEVEVQTLQKLKNLKIQRRNKCQLMASVTSHKSLRLSAKEEEATKRLKQSQGILNAMNTKINNELQALTDGVAKLMMFFRHSNLDQGANPLVFLSQFSLEKYLSQEEQSTAALTLYTKKQFFQGIHEVVESSNEENFQLLDIQAPSICDNQEILEERRLEMVRLQLAYICAQHELIHLKASNLSMKSSIQWAEENLHSLTSKALGKDNLDAKISSLNSEILKLEEQITYIKDKSLPAVVKENAQLLNMPVVKGDFDLQIAKQDYYTARQELVLNQLIKQKASFELLQLSYEIELRKHWDVHRQLENLVQELSQSNAMLRQRLEMLTDPSVCQQINPRNTIDTKDYSTHRLYQLLEGENKKKELFITHGNLEEVAEKLKQDVSLVQDQLAVSSREHSFFLSKLNNDVDELCDTLYQGGNQLLLSDQVILLWTVWSYVSQLCMCTHMCTLSSGVAVSRVQFQGVNRAVSSS, from the exons ATGAGTTGTGGAAAAGAGTTtgtggaaacattaaaaaaaattgattatccCAAAGCTGATAGTCTTAATGGGGAAGATTTTGACTGGTTGTTTGAGACTGTTGAAGATGAAGCATTTTTGAAGTGGTTTTGTGGGAATGTGAATGAACAGAATGTATTGTCCAAAGAAGAATTGGAAGCTTTTAGCATTCTTCAAAAATCAGGCAAGCCCATCCTAGAAGGAGCAGCACTGGATGAAGTTCTTAAAACCTGTAAAACTTCTGATTTGAAAACCTCTACCCTGGATGACAAAGAGCTAGAGAAATTGGAAGTTGAAGTTCAAACTCTGCAGAAATTGAAGAACCTAAAAATTCAGCGACGTAATAAATGCCAGTTGATGGCTTCGGTAACAAGCCACAAATCTCTGAGGTTAAGTGCTAAAGAAGAAGAAGCCACTAAAAGGCTGAAGCAGAGTCAAGGAATTCTAAATGCGATGAACACCAAGATAAATAATGAACTTCAAGCTCTTACTGATGGCGTTGCTAAATTGATGATGTTTTTCAGACATTCTAATTTGGATCAAGGGGCAAATCCACTGGTGTTTTTATCTCagttttccttggaaaaatatctaaGCCAAGAAGAGCAAAGCACAGCAGCATTAACTTTGTATACCAAAAAACAGTTCTTTCAAGGTATACATGAAGTAGTTGAAAgttcaaatgaagaaaattttcaacttttagaTATACAAGCACCATCTATTTGTGATAACCAAGAAATCCTTGAGGAGAGACGGCTGGAGATGGTTAGGCTGCAGCTAGCATACATTTGTGCTCAACATGAGTTAATTCACTTGAAAGCAAGTAATTTGAGCATGAAGTCAAGTATACAGTGGGCAGAGGAGAATCTTCACAGCCTCACTAGCAAG GCTCTTGGCAAAGATAATTTGGATGCTAAAATTTCTAGCTTGAACAGTGAGATTCTGAAACTTGAAGAACAAATCActtatataaaagataaaagctTGCCTGCTGTGGTAAAAGAGAATGCTCAGTTATTGAATATGCCAGTTGTAAAGGGAGATTTTGATCTACAGATTGCTAAACAAGACTATTATACAGCAAGACAAGAGTTAGTTTTAAATCAGTTGATAAAGCAAAAGGCATCATTTGAACTTCTACAGTTATCATATGAAATTGAATTGAGAAAGCATTGGGACGTACATCGTCAACTTGAAAATTTGGTTCAAGAACTTAGTCAAAGTAATGCGATGCTCCGCCAGCGATTAGAAATGCTGACAGACCCGTCAGTATGTCAGCAGATAAATCCAAGGAATACCATTGATACCAAGGACTATTCTACTCATAG gcTTTATCAACTTTTAGAaggagagaataagaaaaaagaattgtttatAACCCATGGAAACCTGGAGGAGGTGGCTGAGAAATTAAAACAGGATGTTTCTTTAGTACAAGATCAGTTGGCGGTATCTAGTCgagaacattctttctttctgtccaaaCTGAATAATGATGTGGATGAGCTTTGTGATACTTTGTATCAAGGAGGAAATCAGCTTTTGCTTAGTGACCAG GTTATACTGCTGTGGACAGTCTGGTCGTATGTCTCACAgctgtgcatgtgtacacacatgtgcacactcagCAGTGGAGTTGCTGTATCACGGGTTCAGTTTCAGG